The proteins below are encoded in one region of Clostridium estertheticum:
- a CDS encoding proton-conducting transporter membrane subunit gives MLPLINFQKDWLSTYFVFIIILIFIPVAIYTKGYIMEYKKHYSVNYMLFLIILFVASMIGVVVSNNAISFLVFWEIMSISSFFLVVYEYMHKENLKAGIFYFVMTHISGLFLMIMFAFLYKYSGSFDFNEILKVSANFQAKQKYIIFMLALVGFGAKMGIVPLHAWLPKAHPTAPSNVSALMSGVMLKVALYGFIRVIFIFLRGTPLKCGVIVLIIGTITAIFSILNALLQNNIKKLLAYSSAENIGLIFAALGMSMILINYNLKVLASLALTAALLHCLNHAIFKSLLFLNAGSVLYATGTKNMNELGGLHREMKFTTICTFIATCAISAVPPFNGFASEILILRSFIESITKVSNIWVIILIFCCGVIIAITSGAAFYATAKSFGITFLGKPRTNKAQHIKNIPMSMNIGQGLLAMLTIVTGVFSPYIINKISYFTNDLLGIKVKGPGFKNETEIIAFTLVLIGITFIVYMFNKINSLNKKQEINDTWACGYTSDEPYIQYTGSGFVQPAAKIFGPISNYNKKVSYKQKISISQTTSDIVEDYFYKKSLKAVNLITTKILKINYGKIQLHILYIFTSVIIALVLVLKFV, from the coding sequence GTGTTGCCATTAATTAATTTTCAAAAGGACTGGCTTTCGACATACTTTGTATTTATTATAATATTAATATTTATACCAGTAGCAATTTATACTAAGGGCTACATAATGGAATATAAAAAACATTACTCGGTAAACTATATGTTATTTTTAATAATATTATTCGTAGCATCAATGATAGGCGTTGTAGTTTCTAATAATGCTATAAGTTTTCTTGTTTTCTGGGAGATAATGTCTATATCGTCGTTTTTCTTAGTAGTTTATGAGTATATGCATAAGGAAAATTTGAAAGCAGGAATATTTTATTTTGTTATGACACATATAAGTGGATTATTTTTAATGATAATGTTTGCTTTCTTGTATAAATACAGTGGTAGTTTTGACTTTAATGAGATTCTTAAGGTTTCTGCAAATTTTCAGGCGAAACAAAAGTACATTATATTCATGCTTGCATTAGTCGGATTTGGAGCAAAAATGGGTATAGTTCCACTTCATGCATGGCTTCCAAAAGCCCATCCAACAGCACCATCTAATGTTTCGGCCTTGATGTCAGGGGTAATGCTTAAAGTTGCTTTGTATGGTTTTATAAGGGTAATATTTATTTTCCTTAGAGGAACGCCTTTAAAGTGTGGAGTGATAGTACTTATAATTGGAACTATTACCGCTATATTTTCAATTCTAAATGCTTTATTACAAAATAACATAAAAAAATTATTAGCGTATTCTAGTGCAGAAAACATAGGACTAATTTTTGCTGCCCTTGGGATGTCTATGATACTTATAAATTATAATTTAAAAGTATTAGCTTCACTAGCACTAACGGCAGCTTTACTTCACTGCTTAAACCATGCAATTTTTAAAAGTCTTTTGTTCTTAAATGCAGGAAGTGTTTTATACGCAACTGGTACTAAAAATATGAATGAACTTGGTGGACTACACCGTGAAATGAAGTTTACAACAATCTGTACATTTATTGCAACCTGTGCAATCTCAGCAGTGCCACCTTTTAATGGCTTTGCAAGTGAGATACTTATTCTTAGAAGTTTCATTGAATCGATAACTAAGGTAAGCAATATATGGGTTATAATATTGATTTTTTGTTGCGGTGTTATCATAGCAATAACAAGCGGAGCGGCTTTTTATGCTACTGCAAAATCTTTTGGAATAACTTTTCTTGGAAAACCAAGGACTAATAAAGCGCAGCATATTAAAAATATCCCGATGTCAATGAATATTGGGCAAGGGTTGCTTGCTATGCTCACTATAGTTACTGGGGTATTTTCACCATATATAATAAATAAAATATCATATTTTACTAATGATTTGTTAGGTATTAAGGTAAAAGGACCTGGATTTAAAAATGAAACGGAGATAATAGCATTTACTTTAGTTTTGATTGGTATCACATTTATTGTATATATGTTTAATAAAATAAATTCATTAAACAAAAAACAAGAAATTAATGATACATGGGCATGTGGATATACAAGTGATGAGCCTTATATACAGTACACTGGTAGCGGATTTGTTCAGCCTGCCGCAAAAATATTTGGACCTATTTCAAATTATAACAAAAAAGTTAGTTATAAACAAAAAATTAGCATTAGTCAAACTACTAGTGATATAGTAGAAGATTATTTTTATAAAAAGAGTTTAAAAGCAGTCAATTTAATAACAACAAAAATATTAAAGATTAATTATGGAAAAATTCAATTGCATATTTTATATATATTCACATCGGTAATAATTGCACTTGTTTTAGTCTTAAAATTTGTGTAA
- a CDS encoding TPM domain-containing protein, translating into MRILFVGMLFLSQIMVMNIVNAQTKKIYPVASQLKYVNDYAKVLDSESTQYILSVGKELEGKTGAQAIVVVIDSLKDVPIETYATGIFREWGIGQKGKNNGLLILLSVKEKQWRVEVGTGLEGAVTDIYSSRVMNDYAVPKFKQGLYGEGLRASYSVLCDSVAKEYNVKLDKNISVPKQVQTQNIPGKGNGIVLIGFIVLIFLDFILNRGRVTRFMVTLLFWSSIGRRGGGNGGGFGGSGGGGFGGGSGGFGGGSSSGGGSSGGY; encoded by the coding sequence ATGAGAATTTTATTTGTAGGTATGCTTTTTCTAAGTCAAATAATGGTTATGAATATAGTAAATGCACAAACAAAAAAAATATACCCAGTCGCATCACAGTTAAAATATGTTAATGATTATGCTAAAGTGTTAGATAGTGAATCAACACAATATATTTTATCAGTTGGCAAGGAACTAGAAGGTAAAACAGGAGCTCAGGCTATTGTTGTGGTTATAGATTCATTAAAAGATGTACCTATAGAAACCTATGCTACAGGTATTTTTAGAGAATGGGGTATTGGTCAAAAGGGTAAAAATAATGGACTGCTAATTTTATTATCAGTAAAAGAAAAGCAGTGGAGAGTAGAGGTGGGTACAGGACTAGAAGGTGCTGTTACTGATATATACTCCTCAAGAGTTATGAATGACTATGCGGTTCCAAAATTTAAACAAGGTTTATATGGAGAGGGACTTCGCGCATCATATTCGGTTCTTTGTGATAGTGTAGCTAAAGAATACAATGTAAAACTAGATAAGAATATTAGTGTTCCAAAACAAGTTCAAACACAAAATATTCCGGGAAAGGGTAATGGTATAGTGTTAATAGGATTTATTGTGTTAATTTTTCTCGACTTTATTCTTAATCGAGGAAGAGTAACAAGGTTTATGGTAACATTGCTATTTTGGAGTTCTATTGGTAGACGTGGTGGAGGAAATGGTGGTGGATTTGGAGGCTCCGGAGGCGGTGGTTTCGGGGGTGGCTCTGGAGGTTTTGGAGGTGGTTCATCAAGTGGTGGAGGTTCCTCGGGCGGATATTAA
- a CDS encoding LemA family protein → MSKKVRTIAIVVAIFLVIIMPIIGSYNKIVSLEQRVTVTEGNIDTQLQRRSDLIPNLVETVKGYASQEKDIFIKVAEARAKLAGATNVTDKAKADSELGSAVSRLLVVVEKYPDLKSSANFKDLTVALEGTENRIGTARQDYNTSVGEYNTTIKHFPNNIISGIFGFDKKQLYKASESAKVVPKVNFTK, encoded by the coding sequence ATGAGTAAAAAAGTAAGAACGATTGCAATTGTTGTGGCGATATTTCTTGTAATAATAATGCCTATTATTGGAAGTTACAATAAGATAGTAAGCTTAGAGCAAAGGGTAACTGTGACAGAAGGAAATATAGATACACAACTACAAAGAAGATCTGATTTAATTCCTAATTTAGTAGAAACAGTTAAAGGTTATGCTTCTCAGGAAAAAGATATTTTTATCAAAGTTGCCGAGGCTAGGGCAAAACTTGCAGGTGCTACAAATGTAACAGATAAAGCTAAGGCAGATAGTGAACTTGGGAGTGCAGTTTCAAGGCTTTTAGTAGTAGTTGAGAAGTATCCAGATTTAAAATCTAGTGCTAATTTTAAGGATTTAACAGTAGCGCTCGAAGGCACAGAAAATAGAATAGGTACTGCAAGGCAGGACTATAACACAAGTGTTGGGGAGTACAACACCACAATAAAACATTTCCCTAACAATATCATTTCAGGGATATTTGGATTTGATAAAAAGCAACTTTATAAAGCTAGTGAATCGGCTAAAGTAGTACCTAAAGTTAATTTTACTAAATAG
- a CDS encoding MarR family winged helix-turn-helix transcriptional regulator, which produces MKQNDYLLSIHSLYNLARYAFLKIESNYARTVEISGITLPQLRVLWIVKVFPGISLSNIARIGCWSTPTVSNIIKILMNKKLIFKEETINRKLYKLQLTDLGNWYINVNKQGKENKIYLFDLIGLFSSEELDFIIDIFTKIIIKEKKEFIFDYIDKINELNLKIDASNFDIKTIGIIRKTIALYNLLRIFILTIKSNHSEPLKEFNVTYAQLRALWIIAAFPGVTSRELSEISFWSPSTVHVIVKNLYSKSFIHKEKALIKNAHYLDISKKGADLIIDDYNKNQKTLLIFKELEGISYGDILKLNVLLLRMNNKLGNYKTDEYIKKTIVIIKSRVFEE; this is translated from the coding sequence ATGAAGCAAAATGATTATTTGCTAAGCATACATTCGTTATATAATCTAGCAAGATATGCTTTTTTAAAAATTGAATCTAATTACGCAAGGACTGTTGAAATTTCAGGTATAACTCTGCCACAGCTTCGAGTTTTATGGATTGTTAAAGTGTTTCCAGGAATCTCGCTTAGTAACATTGCAAGGATTGGCTGTTGGAGTACACCTACAGTTAGCAATATTATTAAAATTCTAATGAATAAAAAGTTAATATTTAAAGAAGAAACAATTAATAGAAAGCTATATAAACTCCAATTAACGGATTTGGGTAATTGGTATATTAATGTGAATAAACAAGGTAAGGAGAACAAGATTTACCTTTTCGATTTAATAGGTTTATTTTCAAGTGAAGAATTGGATTTTATTATAGATATTTTTACGAAAATTATAATAAAAGAAAAAAAAGAATTTATTTTTGATTATATCGATAAGATAAATGAACTCAATTTAAAAATTGATGCATCGAATTTTGACATTAAAACAATTGGTATTATAAGAAAAACAATTGCTTTATATAATTTGCTAAGAATATTTATTTTAACAATCAAAAGCAATCATAGTGAACCACTAAAGGAGTTTAATGTAACATATGCCCAACTTAGAGCTTTGTGGATAATTGCTGCATTTCCAGGTGTTACATCGCGTGAATTAAGTGAAATTAGCTTTTGGTCGCCATCTACTGTTCATGTAATAGTAAAAAATTTATATAGTAAATCCTTCATTCATAAAGAAAAAGCTTTAATTAAAAATGCCCATTATTTAGATATATCAAAAAAAGGTGCGGATTTGATAATAGATGATTATAATAAAAATCAAAAGACCTTATTAATATTTAAAGAGCTGGAAGGAATAAGTTACGGAGATATTTTAAAATTAAATGTTCTTTTACTACGGATGAATAATAAACTAGGTAATTATAAAACAGACGAATATATAAAAAAAACTATTGTTATAATTAAAAGTAGAGTCTTTGAAGAGTAA
- a CDS encoding fructose-1,6-bisphosphatase — MIFSSETPIKTIEEDLRYLKLLASKYPTIPDACTEIINLQAILNLPKGTEHFLTDIHGEYESFSHVLRNASGVIKRKINDIFGNSLRDSEKKELATIIYYPEQKLDIALREEDDIDDWYKITFHKLIKICRTISSKYTISKVRKALPPDFSYIIEELLHEQQSTFNKQEYYNGIIQTIIKIGRAKEFIVAISNLIQRLTIDRLHILGDIYDRGPGAHIILDTLINYHSIDIQWGNHDILWMGAASGCESSIATVLRISTRYANLDTIEEGYGINLLPLATFAQDFYNDDPCTSFKPKVFPENNYADKDLNLISKMHKAITIIQFKLEAAIIKRRPHYEMNSRLLLNKIDYEKGTINIDGKEYVLNDLNFPTIDPSDPYKLNEDEKQLIDKLRSSFLNSEKLQQHIRFLYSKGSMYLKYNSNLLYHGCISLSEDGSFKKMKIDDTIYSGKSYIDRTERLAREAYFGKESSESKLYALDTIWYLWCGSNSPLFGKDKMTTFERYFIDDKSTHKEVKNSYYKYRDDETTCNNILSEFGLNTNDSHIINGHVPVKTKQGESPIKANGKLLVIDGGFSKAYQPETGIAGYTLIYNSYGLLLASHAPFESTQKAIDEGKDILSSTIVLEKSTNRIRVVDTDIGLDIKDQIKNLESLLIAYRKGFIKEQR, encoded by the coding sequence ATGATATTTTCTAGTGAGACACCAATTAAAACTATAGAAGAAGATTTGAGATACCTTAAGCTACTAGCTAGCAAGTATCCTACAATTCCAGATGCTTGTACCGAAATCATAAATCTACAAGCTATCTTAAATCTACCTAAAGGAACTGAGCATTTTCTTACAGATATTCATGGTGAATACGAATCATTTTCTCATGTTCTTAGGAATGCTTCAGGCGTAATCAAACGAAAGATTAACGACATTTTTGGTAACTCACTTAGAGATAGTGAAAAAAAAGAACTTGCTACCATTATATATTATCCAGAACAAAAGTTAGATATAGCACTTAGAGAAGAGGATGATATAGACGATTGGTACAAAATCACTTTTCATAAACTAATTAAGATTTGTAGAACCATCTCATCTAAATATACTATATCTAAAGTCCGGAAAGCATTACCGCCAGATTTTTCATATATTATTGAGGAATTACTTCATGAACAACAAAGTACTTTTAATAAACAAGAATATTACAATGGTATCATTCAAACAATAATTAAAATTGGGAGAGCTAAGGAATTTATAGTCGCTATTTCAAACCTAATTCAAAGGCTTACTATAGATAGACTTCATATTCTAGGAGATATTTATGATAGAGGTCCCGGGGCCCATATAATCTTAGATACACTAATAAACTACCACTCTATTGATATACAATGGGGTAACCATGACATACTTTGGATGGGAGCTGCATCTGGCTGTGAAAGTTCTATTGCTACTGTTCTTAGGATTTCAACAAGATATGCAAATTTAGATACAATTGAAGAAGGTTATGGTATTAACCTATTACCACTAGCAACTTTCGCTCAAGATTTTTATAATGATGACCCATGCACATCATTTAAACCTAAGGTTTTTCCAGAAAATAATTATGCAGATAAAGACCTTAATTTAATATCAAAAATGCATAAAGCTATAACTATAATTCAATTTAAACTTGAAGCTGCGATAATAAAGAGGCGTCCTCATTATGAAATGAATTCCAGATTGCTTCTTAATAAGATAGATTATGAAAAGGGTACCATCAATATTGATGGAAAAGAATATGTCTTAAATGATCTTAATTTCCCAACTATAGACCCGAGTGATCCTTATAAATTAAACGAAGATGAAAAACAACTTATTGATAAACTTAGATCTTCTTTCTTAAATAGTGAGAAACTCCAACAGCATATACGTTTTTTATACTCTAAAGGTAGTATGTACTTGAAGTACAACTCAAATTTGCTTTATCATGGATGCATTTCACTAAGTGAAGATGGTAGTTTTAAAAAAATGAAAATAGATGACACTATTTACAGTGGAAAGTCCTATATAGATAGAACTGAACGACTAGCCAGAGAAGCATATTTTGGTAAAGAAAGTTCAGAATCTAAACTTTATGCACTAGATACCATATGGTATTTGTGGTGCGGTTCGAATTCCCCACTTTTTGGTAAAGATAAAATGACTACTTTTGAGAGATATTTTATAGATGATAAGAGTACTCATAAAGAAGTTAAGAATTCATATTATAAATATAGGGATGACGAAACCACTTGCAATAACATATTATCTGAATTTGGATTAAACACTAACGATTCACACATTATAAATGGTCATGTTCCAGTAAAGACTAAGCAAGGTGAGAGTCCTATAAAAGCCAATGGCAAATTATTAGTTATTGATGGTGGTTTTTCTAAAGCATATCAGCCAGAAACAGGAATAGCTGGATATACTCTTATTTATAACTCCTATGGACTACTCTTAGCCTCCCATGCACCATTTGAATCTACACAAAAAGCAATTGATGAAGGAAAGGACATTCTATCCTCTACTATTGTTCTAGAAAAATCTACAAATCGTATACGTGTAGTAGATACTGATATAGGACTTGATATTAAAGATCAAATTAAAAATTTAGAGTCGCTTCTTATAGCCTATAGAAAGGGGTTCATTAAAGAGCAACGCTAA
- a CDS encoding S1C family serine protease produces MNDDLNNNGISETSETSETNETNETNETNETNETNETNDNIIDSESNNKDLTMEMQVPSEDYKEKESKVTPTILENNNYSSINDNKIKKNKGGMRKRIVAYIIVGVICSTLGGVGSAIVTMNIMKDTNVAATPKASDTKVASTAKAKLIASNSTDILTVPQIVKKVSSSVVAISTKTTAVSSDLSGQTAQQEGVGTGVIFNKDGYILTNYHVVSGAQNVKVTLSDGKEVSAKVVNYDAASDVAVIKLADNTKVPGVAEFGDSDKLEVGESVVAIGNPLGKEFLGSVTTGVVSALNRQVSIENKNLKFIQTDAAINAGNSGGPLVNSKGQVIGINTAKIGETGVEGLGFSIPINTITPKIENLIKPLLNIGISCRDITSAMAKENNVSVGVLILQVKEFSAAEKGGITPGDVIVKFDGKNIKTVAEINTIKATHKAGDVVKAEIVRDGKTIKVNITLSV; encoded by the coding sequence ATGAATGATGATTTAAATAATAATGGAATAAGTGAAACAAGTGAAACAAGTGAAACAAATGAAACAAATGAAACAAATGAAACAAATGAAACAAATGAAACAAATGAAACAAATGATAATATAATAGATAGTGAAAGTAATAATAAAGATCTCACAATGGAAATGCAAGTGCCTAGTGAAGATTATAAAGAAAAAGAAAGCAAAGTGACTCCAACTATACTAGAAAATAATAATTACAGTTCTATAAATGACAACAAAATTAAAAAAAACAAAGGTGGTATGAGGAAAAGAATAGTGGCCTACATAATAGTAGGTGTAATATGTTCTACACTTGGAGGCGTTGGATCAGCTATTGTAACAATGAATATAATGAAAGACACAAATGTGGCGGCTACACCTAAAGCATCTGATACAAAAGTTGCTAGCACCGCAAAAGCAAAACTTATAGCTAGTAATAGTACAGATATTTTAACTGTACCTCAAATTGTGAAAAAAGTTAGCTCTTCTGTAGTTGCAATTTCTACTAAGACCACTGCTGTAAGTAGCGACCTAAGCGGTCAGACTGCCCAGCAAGAAGGTGTAGGTACTGGGGTAATTTTCAATAAAGATGGATATATTTTGACCAATTATCATGTTGTAAGTGGAGCTCAAAATGTAAAAGTTACGCTTAGCGATGGTAAGGAAGTTTCTGCAAAAGTAGTAAATTATGATGCTGCATCTGACGTGGCCGTAATTAAGTTAGCTGATAATACAAAAGTACCTGGTGTAGCTGAATTTGGAGATTCAGATAAGCTTGAAGTAGGAGAATCAGTAGTTGCAATAGGAAACCCTTTAGGAAAAGAATTTCTGGGATCTGTAACTACAGGCGTCGTAAGTGCACTTAATAGGCAAGTAAGTATTGAAAATAAAAACCTTAAATTTATTCAAACAGATGCTGCTATTAATGCAGGGAATAGTGGTGGACCTCTTGTAAATTCTAAGGGCCAAGTTATAGGGATAAATACTGCAAAAATAGGTGAAACAGGGGTAGAAGGATTAGGGTTTTCAATACCTATTAATACAATAACTCCTAAAATAGAGAATTTAATTAAACCGCTTCTTAACATAGGAATTTCTTGTAGAGATATCACTTCAGCAATGGCAAAAGAAAATAATGTATCAGTAGGAGTATTAATTTTACAAGTTAAGGAGTTTAGTGCAGCAGAAAAAGGTGGTATAACACCTGGGGATGTAATCGTAAAATTTGATGGTAAAAACATTAAAACTGTTGCAGAAATAAATACGATTAAAGCTACACATAAAGCCGGTGATGTAGTTAAGGCAGAAATAGTTAGAGACGGAAAGACAATAAAAGTAAATATAACACTATCTGTATAA